A genomic window from Balneolaceae bacterium includes:
- a CDS encoding BF3164 family lipoprotein, with translation MKKSLIRTRLLPIILTALFTTGGSLTAQPSPQPTEPIALQYEWKLDREVLYNPSKIKYVKGYIVLTNGNPDHQIAILRESDRQYLGGFGRHGRGPSEFLSPYLILSEPDNPLFCVYDLNLRRISCYNVEQTVGDFSRPQPELSVTLDGDFGMPINLEARMDQREFIVTGIFSDETRYVISDSTGKVVQRAGTIPTILRNAPINVQHNAALARVASHPGNGRLVFAYRFMDRISIYSAEGELLHDVNAPDPEAEPGVMLAYTDSGQPYMAQDNETRMSYTNVMADEQHIYALYSGRKRKEGTATYAGHLYVYDWNGKLVSRKRFDTFVESCALTDEPGDLLCVVASSDAEEDFRILKYHVSEGDRRNG, from the coding sequence ATGAAAAAATCCCTGATACGTACCCGACTGCTCCCGATCATCCTGACCGCGCTCTTCACTACAGGAGGAAGCCTGACCGCCCAACCCTCCCCCCAACCGACCGAGCCGATTGCCCTTCAATACGAGTGGAAACTCGATCGGGAGGTGCTTTACAATCCCTCCAAAATCAAATATGTCAAAGGATATATTGTCCTTACAAATGGTAACCCGGACCACCAGATAGCAATCCTGAGAGAGTCCGACCGGCAATACCTGGGTGGATTCGGACGGCACGGCAGGGGCCCATCGGAGTTTCTGAGTCCCTATCTCATCCTCTCCGAACCGGATAACCCTCTCTTTTGCGTCTATGACCTCAACCTTCGACGCATCTCCTGCTATAATGTGGAACAGACGGTCGGCGATTTCAGCAGGCCGCAGCCGGAACTGTCGGTTACCCTGGACGGAGATTTTGGAATGCCTATCAACCTGGAGGCACGGATGGATCAGAGGGAGTTCATTGTCACCGGTATCTTTTCGGACGAAACGCGTTATGTAATCTCGGACAGCACCGGAAAGGTCGTGCAGCGTGCGGGCACCATCCCGACCATTCTGAGGAACGCTCCCATCAACGTGCAGCACAATGCCGCCCTCGCCAGGGTCGCCTCCCATCCAGGGAACGGGAGGCTGGTATTCGCCTATAGGTTTATGGACCGGATCTCCATCTACTCGGCAGAGGGAGAGCTGCTGCACGACGTCAACGCCCCGGATCCTGAGGCCGAACCCGGGGTTATGCTGGCCTACACCGACTCCGGACAGCCCTATATGGCACAAGACAACGAGACCCGCATGTCCTACACCAACGTTATGGCGGACGAACAGCATATCTACGCGCTCTACTCCGGCCGTAAAAGAAAGGAGGGGACCGCCACCTATGCCGGACACCTGTATGTATATGACTGGAACGGCAAGCTGGTGTCCCGCAAACGGTTCGATACGTTCGTGGAGAGCTGTGCGCTCACCGACGAACCCGGTGACCTGCTGTGTGTAGTGGCATCGTCAGACGCCGAAGAAGACTTTCGTATCCTGAAGTATCACGTGTCGGAGGGGGACCGTCGAAATGGCTGA
- a CDS encoding YCF48-related protein, translating to MNAKCTVNTFIILIMALVGCSTGEAGWTTVALPDAGEHTAVAVDFRDGERGMLVTSFRGSSRIYVTRDEGASWALVHEVDFGVHDIVMTEDEKAIAVGNRGILRTADFGASWRVWNADFQEPLKAVDFNGEESGMAVGRNGMILYTEDGGESWSRQESGSASFLTDVMFRGDGVAYAVGSGGTVLYTDDFGEHWTVKSTVVNEDLKAVHFLDGDSGLAIGSNGLILRTSDGGSTWKRTAGNTSNSLLGMHFLGQTGLLVGFDGTVLQTDDGGTSWKQVPIGTNRGLYDVHITSGESAVLVGDQATVMIRK from the coding sequence ATGAATGCAAAATGCACCGTTAATACCTTCATCATACTGATTATGGCACTTGTCGGTTGCAGTACGGGTGAGGCCGGGTGGACCACGGTGGCATTGCCGGATGCAGGTGAACACACGGCTGTCGCCGTCGACTTCCGGGACGGGGAACGGGGCATGCTGGTGACCAGTTTCAGGGGTAGTTCCCGGATTTATGTCACCAGGGATGAGGGCGCGAGCTGGGCGTTGGTCCACGAGGTCGATTTCGGAGTGCATGACATCGTTATGACAGAAGATGAGAAGGCCATTGCGGTTGGTAATCGCGGCATTTTGCGTACCGCCGATTTTGGTGCAAGCTGGCGGGTATGGAACGCAGATTTTCAGGAGCCTTTAAAGGCGGTGGATTTCAACGGTGAGGAGTCTGGCATGGCCGTGGGAAGAAACGGGATGATTCTCTATACCGAAGATGGCGGGGAAAGCTGGTCTCGCCAGGAGAGCGGTTCGGCTTCGTTTCTGACTGATGTTATGTTTCGTGGGGATGGAGTTGCGTATGCGGTTGGATCCGGGGGGACGGTTCTCTACACGGACGATTTCGGGGAGCACTGGACGGTGAAGTCCACCGTTGTAAACGAGGATCTTAAGGCAGTTCATTTTCTGGACGGGGATAGTGGACTGGCAATTGGAAGCAACGGCCTGATCCTGCGGACTTCCGACGGGGGGAGCACCTGGAAACGGACGGCGGGCAATACCTCCAACAGTTTACTGGGGATGCACTTCCTGGGTCAAACGGGTTTACTCGTTGGGTTTGATGGCACGGTTCTGCAAACCGATGACGGAGGCACGAGCTGGAAGCAGGTGCCAATTGGCACCAATCGGGGTC
- a CDS encoding zinc-dependent metalloprotease, whose amino-acid sequence MKKYSLLIFCACLLLSSANAFAQQGGNGEGEAADTTDKFTELIEGTTHQPGFIDTYTKDGHLYLAIPQEMLNQDFLMNYEIAQGIGSSGLYGGTMLNYFEGNLVAFEKHEGKIFFVIKPHRYKADPNTPEALAVDLAYSNSVLETAEVEATNADSVMLIDAYSWFVSDMSNISQRVQGAAGGRVQVDPSRSYMKSVKSFPDNTAITASLTFGNQNPGGPRTVPDTRYIPVSIHYNLAKLPEQPMEPRMGDDRTGYFLTVHKDFTTEDKTFFKRYVNRWRLECDGAPGSDGLCTPREPIVYYIDRTVPEEFREAMIEGVEAWSDAFEAAGFRNAVQAEMIPEGVDPADIRYASLRWSTSDQPGYGAIGPSIVDPRTGEIMDADILFEANMILGDKSDYREMVEPRNAIDELYNRSEEEIALMEQGVKTKAFFAELHTQLDMARGIMMARGVIQPGSPVPKEFLDQAIRWVTMHEVGHTLGLTHNFRSSIDTPLEKLYDEEFTSQNGVFSSAMEYPTVNVNPEGEGMDGHYWNPGVGSYDRWVVSYGYIPDQADADEIARNVAFPGHAYGTDTGGLDPHVNTYDLSSDPLAWGRQRADMLRDMIPRVPEIALDDNMPYYEATDLFQSYFFQYARALAPTVKYIGGQHQYRDHVGDPQGRMPFVPVPREEQEEALDMIVEYAFQPGALDIPQEVFQQFGANRWSHWGNNSSYGGRTDYPLHQTMLGIQQSLLNQLLDGERLSRIRDTEAKFGAENTVTIPELMGRLTEAIWQEVWSAPGQDIISNRRDLQRAHLESMVAIVTEDDNEMPADAISVARMQLKNLSSRLASRLAPPTFEFDDYTRAHLEEAKARIDKALEAGLTLQN is encoded by the coding sequence ATGAAGAAGTACAGCCTGCTTATCTTCTGTGCGTGCCTGCTTCTCTCCTCCGCCAATGCTTTCGCCCAACAGGGCGGCAATGGGGAGGGCGAGGCGGCGGACACGACGGACAAGTTCACTGAGCTGATCGAGGGTACCACCCATCAGCCCGGTTTTATCGATACCTACACCAAGGACGGGCATCTCTACCTGGCTATTCCCCAGGAGATGCTGAATCAGGATTTTCTGATGAACTACGAGATCGCCCAGGGCATCGGTTCCAGCGGCCTTTACGGCGGCACCATGCTCAATTACTTTGAGGGCAATCTCGTCGCATTCGAAAAGCACGAGGGCAAGATCTTTTTTGTGATTAAACCTCATCGCTACAAGGCGGACCCCAATACGCCCGAGGCCCTCGCGGTAGATCTGGCCTACAGCAACTCCGTGCTGGAGACCGCCGAAGTCGAGGCCACCAACGCCGATTCGGTGATGCTGATTGATGCCTACAGCTGGTTTGTGTCGGACATGTCCAACATCAGCCAGCGTGTGCAGGGTGCGGCCGGCGGACGCGTGCAGGTGGACCCCTCGCGCAGCTATATGAAATCGGTAAAAAGTTTCCCCGATAACACAGCCATTACCGCCTCCCTCACCTTCGGCAACCAGAACCCGGGCGGTCCGCGGACGGTGCCTGACACACGTTACATCCCCGTCTCCATCCACTACAATCTTGCCAAACTCCCCGAGCAGCCGATGGAGCCGCGTATGGGGGACGACCGCACTGGCTATTTCCTGACGGTGCACAAGGACTTTACCACGGAGGATAAAACCTTTTTCAAGCGATACGTGAACCGCTGGCGGCTTGAGTGTGACGGCGCTCCCGGCTCCGACGGGCTCTGCACGCCCCGCGAACCCATCGTCTATTATATCGACCGCACCGTCCCCGAGGAGTTCCGGGAGGCGATGATCGAAGGTGTGGAAGCGTGGTCCGATGCCTTTGAGGCCGCCGGTTTCCGCAACGCCGTCCAGGCCGAAATGATACCCGAAGGGGTGGATCCGGCGGATATCCGCTACGCCTCCCTGCGTTGGAGCACTAGCGACCAGCCCGGCTACGGCGCTATCGGTCCCTCCATCGTCGATCCCCGCACCGGTGAGATCATGGATGCCGACATCCTCTTCGAAGCCAACATGATCCTGGGCGACAAGTCGGATTACCGGGAAATGGTTGAGCCCCGCAACGCCATCGACGAACTCTACAACCGCTCCGAAGAGGAGATTGCGCTCATGGAGCAGGGCGTGAAGACCAAGGCCTTCTTCGCCGAGCTCCATACCCAGCTTGACATGGCCCGCGGCATTATGATGGCCCGCGGCGTGATCCAGCCGGGATCGCCCGTACCGAAGGAGTTCCTCGACCAGGCCATCCGCTGGGTGACCATGCACGAGGTGGGTCACACGCTGGGACTGACTCACAACTTCCGCTCCTCCATCGACACGCCGCTGGAGAAGCTCTACGACGAGGAGTTTACCTCGCAGAACGGGGTTTTCAGTTCGGCCATGGAATATCCCACGGTCAACGTCAACCCTGAAGGCGAGGGCATGGACGGCCACTACTGGAACCCTGGCGTAGGTTCCTATGACCGCTGGGTCGTCAGCTACGGCTATATCCCCGACCAGGCCGACGCCGACGAGATTGCGCGCAACGTCGCCTTCCCCGGCCACGCCTACGGAACCGACACCGGCGGACTTGATCCCCACGTGAATACCTACGATCTGAGCAGCGATCCGCTGGCCTGGGGCCGACAGCGAGCCGATATGCTTCGCGACATGATTCCCCGGGTGCCGGAAATTGCCCTGGACGACAACATGCCGTATTACGAGGCCACGGACCTGTTTCAGTCCTACTTCTTTCAGTACGCCCGCGCGCTGGCCCCCACCGTGAAATACATCGGCGGACAGCACCAGTACCGCGACCATGTGGGCGACCCGCAGGGCCGCATGCCCTTCGTGCCGGTTCCACGGGAGGAGCAGGAAGAGGCGCTGGATATGATCGTAGAATATGCCTTCCAGCCGGGCGCTCTGGACATACCGCAGGAGGTGTTCCAGCAGTTCGGCGCCAACCGATGGAGCCACTGGGGCAACAACTCCAGCTACGGGGGGCGGACGGACTATCCCCTGCACCAGACCATGCTGGGTATCCAACAGTCGCTGCTCAACCAGCTGCTGGACGGCGAGCGTCTCTCCCGCATCCGCGATACCGAGGCCAAGTTCGGCGCGGAGAATACGGTGACCATACCCGAGCTGATGGGACGTCTCACCGAGGCTATCTGGCAGGAGGTCTGGAGTGCACCGGGACAGGACATCATCAGCAACCGCCGCGATCTGCAGCGTGCCCACCTGGAGTCGATGGTTGCCATCGTAACCGAGGATGACAACGAGATGCCGGCCGACGCCATTTCGGTGGCCCGGATGCAGCTCAAGAACCTCTCTTCACGTCTGGCCTCACGCCTGGCCCCGCCTACTTTCGAGTTCGATGACTATACGCGCGCGCATCTCGAAGAGGCGAAGGCCCGTATCGACAAGGCCCTGGAGGCGGGATTGACCCTGCAGAACTGA